The Pseudoalteromonas translucida KMM 520 genome has a window encoding:
- the fliR gene encoding flagellar biosynthetic protein FliR: MELPFAVVIQWLSDFLLPLVRISSMIMVMAGLGAKNVPTRIKMGLAIVVTFVAVPMLPPATFTNLFSFEMILVVIQQMLIGIAIGFASTLLLNTFVLAGQILAMQTGLGFASVVDPSNGLSVPAVGQFYLILATLLFFVFNGHLMMIQMVIHSFEVLPIDGNWWSVDHYWDIVTWGGWMFTTALVLSLAPLTAMLVINMSFGIMTRAAPQLNIFSIGFPFTLVAGLIIIWATLGNFVSQFEFQWLKMVELMCSLVGCSP; this comes from the coding sequence ATGGAATTACCGTTTGCTGTCGTTATTCAATGGTTGAGTGACTTTTTACTGCCGTTAGTGCGCATTAGCTCAATGATTATGGTAATGGCTGGCCTTGGCGCTAAAAACGTACCTACTCGTATAAAAATGGGCTTAGCAATTGTTGTTACCTTTGTTGCTGTGCCTATGCTGCCGCCTGCTACCTTTACTAATTTGTTTTCGTTTGAAATGATTTTAGTGGTTATTCAGCAAATGCTAATAGGCATTGCGATTGGCTTTGCATCTACCTTATTGTTAAATACCTTTGTGTTAGCTGGGCAAATATTGGCTATGCAAACGGGTCTTGGTTTTGCCTCTGTGGTTGACCCCTCTAATGGTTTAAGTGTGCCTGCAGTAGGGCAGTTTTATCTTATTTTAGCGACCTTATTATTTTTTGTATTTAATGGTCACCTAATGATGATTCAAATGGTGATACATAGCTTTGAAGTGCTGCCTATTGACGGTAATTGGTGGTCGGTGGATCATTACTGGGACATAGTAACCTGGGGTGGCTGGATGTTTACCACAGCGCTGGTGCTCTCACTGGCACCACTTACCGCTATGCTGGTAATTAATATGTCGTTTGGCATTATGACCCGCGCCGCGCCGCAGCTTAATATTTTCTCTATTGGTTTTCCGTTTACTTTAGTTGCAGGGCTTATCATTATTTGGGCGACCTTAGGTAATTTTGTATCGCAGTTTGAGTTTCAGTGGCTAAAAATGGTCGAGTTAATGTGCTCATTAGTGGGCTGCTCGCCTTAG
- the flhB gene encoding flagellar biosynthesis protein FlhB — MSEDSGQEKTEEPTSKKIEDAKKKGQIARSKELGTMFVLIFSAISLLMYGPEIGKGLYNVMGRMLSLNRNETYDTTKMFAVWGEVADALMFPMAMFVFIIVLAAFIGNTMLGGFNFSWQAAAPKASKMSPAKGFKRMFGPQAGVELLKSLLKFGLVASFAVFLINTFFDEILHLSVESAPGNIIHALEILAWMFLGLSCTLIIIAAIDAPFQSYNHNKQLKMTLQEVKDEYKNSEGDPQIKARIRQTQRQMSQKRMMQDVPDADVIVTNPTHYSVALKYDTERAGAPIVVAKGIDEMAMQIRKIAIGNEVPILESPSLTRALYHTAEVGEQIPDQLFTAVAQVLAYVFQLKRFNKGRGKRPTKLNKKLPIPDDYQY; from the coding sequence GTGTCTGAAGATTCTGGACAAGAAAAAACCGAAGAACCCACATCCAAAAAAATAGAGGATGCCAAAAAGAAAGGCCAAATAGCACGCTCAAAAGAGCTGGGTACTATGTTTGTACTTATTTTTTCGGCAATTTCGTTACTCATGTACGGCCCCGAAATTGGTAAAGGTTTGTATAACGTAATGGGTAGAATGCTTAGCCTTAACCGTAACGAAACCTACGACACCACCAAAATGTTTGCCGTATGGGGCGAAGTGGCCGATGCGCTGATGTTTCCTATGGCAATGTTTGTATTTATTATTGTATTAGCTGCTTTTATTGGTAACACCATGTTAGGTGGCTTTAATTTTAGTTGGCAAGCTGCTGCACCTAAAGCCAGTAAAATGTCGCCCGCTAAAGGCTTTAAACGTATGTTTGGCCCACAAGCTGGGGTGGAGCTGTTAAAGTCGCTGTTAAAGTTTGGTTTAGTTGCCAGTTTTGCAGTGTTTTTAATTAATACCTTTTTTGATGAAATACTGCACTTAAGTGTAGAAAGCGCCCCAGGTAATATTATTCATGCCCTAGAAATATTGGCTTGGATGTTTTTAGGTTTGTCTTGTACCTTAATTATTATTGCGGCGATTGATGCGCCATTTCAAAGCTATAATCACAATAAACAACTTAAAATGACCCTACAAGAAGTAAAAGACGAGTATAAAAACTCAGAGGGTGACCCACAAATAAAAGCCCGTATAAGGCAAACCCAACGGCAAATGTCGCAAAAACGCATGATGCAAGATGTGCCCGATGCCGATGTTATTGTAACTAACCCTACCCATTATTCTGTGGCTTTAAAGTACGACACCGAACGCGCCGGAGCACCCATAGTAGTTGCCAAAGGAATTGATGAAATGGCGATGCAAATTCGTAAAATAGCGATTGGTAATGAAGTGCCTATTTTAGAGTCGCCGTCGCTTACTCGAGCGCTTTATCATACTGCAGAAGTAGGGGAGCAAATTCCGGATCAATTATTTACCGCAGTTGCGCAAGTATTGGCTTATGTATTTCAGCTTAAGCGCTTTAATAAAGGGCGCGGAAAACGCCCCACTAAACTTAATAAAAAACTACCTATTCCTGACGATTATCAGTATTAA